From a single Candidatus Krumholzibacteriia bacterium genomic region:
- a CDS encoding DUF423 domain-containing protein — MSIPRSTDRTLLRTAAVLGAIGVAAGAFGAHGLAEHVPPRRLDTFDTGVRLLMAHVPVMLLVSVLHDRFDPARLRWAGSFFVAGTVVFSGSLFALVLLDMPWLGAITPIGGVCLIAAWLLLVWAVGRGRVEDQSSESR, encoded by the coding sequence GTGAGCATTCCCCGATCGACCGATCGCACGCTGTTGCGCACGGCCGCCGTGCTCGGTGCGATCGGGGTGGCCGCGGGCGCTTTCGGGGCGCATGGTCTGGCCGAACACGTGCCTCCACGCCGTCTGGACACCTTCGACACCGGCGTGCGCCTGCTCATGGCGCACGTTCCCGTCATGCTGCTGGTGTCCGTGCTGCACGATCGCTTCGACCCGGCTCGTCTGCGATGGGCCGGGTCGTTCTTCGTGGCCGGGACCGTGGTGTTCAGTGGCAGCCTGTTCGCGCTGGTCCTCCTCGACATGCCGTGGCTGGGTGCGATCACTCCGATCGGCGGGGTGTGTCTGATCGCGGCCTGGTTGCTGCTGGTCTGGGCCGTGGGTCGCGGGCGCGTCGAGGATCAGTCCAGCGAGTCGAGGTGA
- a CDS encoding PilT/PilU family type 4a pilus ATPase, whose protein sequence is MAQLDRFLSALSEYQAEALILEQDRAPAFRFLSGTKTVSKAMLDADKILALVTELADPNVIDTYREDGTASFVYSVGALTYTGVLEDDQGTMVATIWETAKNGSGDATDASFADVAQEIARETPPPEADSAAVAAVPPDEYQPDGGGSGPSAPSGSWHEMSAEDADAATAVADAVTSTNGVPRFDPSSLPSLDDHQTDLLVPDDLPPNYRALIDELLRATVEKQASDLHLCCEQPPVYRVDGHVELDGEREPLEADELFRMLFAITPQRNRDQFLKHHDTDFAYAIEGVSRFRANLYFDRRGPAAVFRAIPDDIVPADELGLSKEVRELALLNKGLVLVTGPTGSGKSTTIASLIDLVNEQRREHIITIEDPVEFVHPNKQCLVNQRQVGVHTDSFKSALRAALREDPDVILVGELRDLETMEMAIETAETGHLVFGTLHTTTACSTVDRIIDQFPADRQAQIR, encoded by the coding sequence ATGGCCCAACTCGATCGCTTCCTCTCTGCTCTTTCCGAGTACCAGGCCGAGGCATTGATCCTCGAACAGGACCGCGCGCCCGCCTTCCGTTTCCTGTCGGGCACCAAGACCGTGAGCAAGGCGATGCTCGACGCGGACAAGATCCTGGCCCTGGTCACCGAACTCGCCGACCCCAACGTGATCGACACCTACCGCGAGGACGGGACGGCGAGTTTCGTGTACTCGGTGGGTGCCCTCACCTACACCGGTGTACTGGAAGACGATCAGGGCACCATGGTCGCGACCATCTGGGAGACCGCGAAGAACGGCTCCGGCGATGCCACCGATGCGTCCTTCGCCGACGTGGCCCAGGAGATCGCGCGCGAGACCCCGCCGCCGGAGGCGGACTCGGCCGCGGTGGCCGCGGTGCCTCCCGACGAGTATCAGCCGGACGGCGGTGGATCCGGTCCGTCGGCCCCATCGGGATCGTGGCACGAGATGAGCGCCGAGGACGCCGACGCGGCGACGGCGGTGGCCGACGCCGTGACGTCCACCAACGGCGTCCCCAGGTTCGACCCGAGCTCGCTCCCGTCGCTGGACGACCACCAGACCGACCTGCTGGTGCCCGACGATCTGCCGCCGAACTACCGCGCTCTGATCGACGAACTGCTGCGGGCGACGGTCGAGAAACAGGCCAGCGACCTTCACCTGTGCTGCGAACAGCCGCCGGTCTACCGCGTGGACGGCCACGTGGAGCTCGACGGCGAGCGCGAGCCGCTCGAGGCCGACGAACTGTTCCGGATGCTCTTCGCGATCACGCCGCAGCGCAATCGCGACCAGTTCCTCAAGCACCACGACACCGACTTCGCCTACGCCATCGAGGGCGTCAGCCGTTTCCGCGCGAACCTGTACTTCGATCGCCGCGGTCCGGCGGCGGTGTTCCGGGCGATCCCCGACGACATCGTCCCGGCCGACGAGCTCGGGTTGTCGAAGGAAGTGCGTGAGCTCGCACTGCTGAACAAGGGCCTGGTGCTGGTCACCGGACCCACCGGCAGCGGGAAGTCCACGACCATCGCCTCGCTGATCGACCTGGTGAACGAGCAACGGCGCGAGCACATCATCACGATCGAGGATCCCGTGGAGTTCGTGCACCCGAACAAGCAGTGCCTGGTGAACCAGCGGCAGGTCGGCGTGCACACCGACAGCTTCAAGAGCGCGTTGCGGGCGGCTCTGCGCGAGGATCCCGACGTGATCCTGGTGGGCGAGCTCCGTGATCTCGAGACCATGGAGATGGCCATCGAGACGGCCGAGACCGGTCACCTGGTCTTCGGTACGCTGCACACCACCACGGCCTGCAGCACCGTCGACCGGATCATCGACCAGTTCCCCGCCGATCGGCAGGCGCAGATCCGC
- a CDS encoding cytochrome c-type biogenesis protein has protein sequence MSMRGRFPALVLIAVLGLFLAAPGFAQDAGVPSGTVERSEQEIADMSLSLQMKYMSPYCPGSNLRDCTSGKAAVLREEIKGWVAAGWTEEQITDELISRYGESILSAPRFEGFNMLVWIFPVLAVLVGLGVILWFLQRQQSMKLHDSVPTREVESDYTSDPDLERRLERELSARSR, from the coding sequence ATGTCCATGCGTGGTCGCTTTCCGGCGCTCGTCCTGATCGCCGTGCTCGGTCTGTTCCTCGCGGCCCCCGGCTTCGCCCAGGATGCCGGTGTGCCGTCGGGCACCGTCGAGCGCAGCGAGCAGGAGATCGCGGACATGTCGCTGTCCCTGCAGATGAAGTACATGAGCCCCTACTGCCCCGGCTCGAACCTGCGCGACTGCACCTCGGGCAAGGCCGCGGTGCTTCGCGAGGAGATCAAGGGCTGGGTCGCCGCCGGATGGACCGAGGAGCAGATCACCGACGAGCTGATTTCGCGCTACGGCGAGTCGATCCTCTCGGCGCCACGGTTCGAGGGATTCAACATGCTCGTGTGGATCTTTCCCGTATTGGCGGTGCTCGTCGGCCTGGGCGTGATCCTGTGGTTCCTGCAGCGGCAGCAGTCGATGAAGCTCCACGACTCGGTGCCGACGCGTGAGGTCGAGAGCGACTACACCTCCGACCCGGACCTCGAGCGGCGACTCGAGCGCGAGCTGTCGGCCCGCTCGCGCTGA
- a CDS encoding uracil-DNA glycosylase, translating to MSIRNFRAIQRAIVDCDRCPRLRAHCAKVAAERRKQFADQQYWGRPVPSFGDPRARMMIVGLAPAAHGANRTGRMFTGDSSGDWLYEALHRYGFASQARSVSADDGLELDDCLVSAAVHCAPPQNKPTREEQDTCRHWLHREIDELDPELVIVLGRIAWDAWLRLLDERGVDLPSPRPEFAHDRFVEIDRSPLVLQSYHPSRQNTNTGRLTRRMWHAVFRRARRHLDSLD from the coding sequence ATGTCGATCCGGAACTTCCGCGCGATCCAGCGTGCGATCGTCGACTGCGACCGCTGTCCGCGTCTGCGCGCGCACTGCGCGAAGGTCGCCGCCGAGCGCAGGAAACAGTTCGCCGATCAGCAGTACTGGGGACGTCCGGTCCCCTCGTTCGGCGATCCACGCGCGCGCATGATGATCGTCGGACTCGCTCCCGCCGCCCACGGCGCCAACCGCACCGGCCGCATGTTCACCGGCGACAGTTCGGGCGACTGGCTGTACGAAGCCCTGCACCGCTACGGTTTCGCCAGCCAGGCCAGGTCGGTCTCGGCCGACGACGGCCTGGAGCTCGACGACTGCCTGGTCTCGGCCGCCGTCCACTGCGCGCCCCCTCAGAACAAGCCCACCCGAGAGGAACAGGACACCTGCCGGCACTGGCTGCACCGCGAGATCGACGAACTCGATCCGGAACTGGTGATCGTGCTCGGCCGCATCGCATGGGACGCATGGCTCCGCCTGCTCGACGAACGCGGTGTCGACCTCCCCTCACCGCGTCCGGAGTTCGCGCACGACCGTTTCGTGGAAATCGACCGAAGCCCGCTCGTGTTGCAGAGCTACCATCCGAGCCGCCAGAACACGAACACGGGTCGCCTGACCCGACGCATGTGGCACGCGGTGTTCCGTCGGGCCCGGCGTCACCTCGACTCGCTGGACTGA